A region from the Medicago truncatula cultivar Jemalong A17 chromosome 6, MtrunA17r5.0-ANR, whole genome shotgun sequence genome encodes:
- the LOC112422788 gene encoding uncharacterized protein: protein MSILVNGSPTEEIDIKRGLKQGDPLAPFLFLLVAKGFSGLMKNAVNQNLFKGFEVKRGGTVISYLQYADDTLCIGEASVENLWTLKAILRRFELVSGLRVNFHKGCLIVVNVSADFLRVASSLLNCKVGDSIHMPVNVNKKVEGIQRRFLWGGVGIERRFVGLSGVRLLDDDLALWKEVLEEKYGPLVSLRSRLMGEVWPSYSSRWWKYLMGLEDQGVWWFRNELVRKVGVASNTFFWKDPWVSNVPLMEAFPCIYSLDNSQDGMRLAGVVRGDGVDVWVWKSDKDGVFSVKSCFLLLQNQSLPDGVISNVEEVIFCENWRSKTPGKVLAFSWTFLLDRIPIKVNLAKRRLLATYDPKRCVFCDREVESVVHLFLHCEVVSKVWREVCGVDLLLMALGCPAVWFV from the exons ATGTCTATCCTTGTTAATGGTAGCCCAACCGAAGAAATAGATATCAAAAGGGGTTTAAAGCAAGGAGATCCATTGGCAcccttcctttttcttttggtagCGAAAGGTTTTAGTGGGCTTATGAAGAATGCGGTGAATCAGAACCTTTTTAAGGGGTTTGAGGTTAAGAGAGGTGGAACGGTGATTTCTTATCTCCAATATGCGGATGATACCTTGTGTATTGGTGAAGCTTCGGTAGAGAATCTTTGGACACTTAAGGCGATACTAAGGAGGTTTGAATTGGTGTCGGGCTTAAGGGTCAATTTTCATAAAGGTTGCCTTATTGTTGTGAATGTCTCGGCGGATTTTTTGCGGGTGGCTTCGTCTTTGCTCAATTGTAAGGTGGGCGATTCCATTCAT atgCCGGTCAACGTGAATAAAAAGGTGGAAGGTATTCAAAGGAGGTTCCTTTGGGGAGGTGTAGGGATAGAAAGAAGATTTGTTGGGTTAAGTGGAGTAAG GCTTCTTGATGATGATCTGGCTTTATGGAAAGAGGTTCTAGAAGAAAAATATGGCCCTTTGGTGAGTCTTCGAAGTAGGTTGATGGGGGAGGTTTGGCCCTCTTACTCTTCGCGTTGGTGGAAATATTTGATGGGGTTGGAAGATCAAGGGGTGTGGTGGTTTCGTAATGAGTTGGTTAGAAAGGTGGGAGTTGCTTCCAATACATTTTTTTGGAAGGATCCGTGGGTGTCTAATGTTCCTTTAATGGAGGCTTTTCCGTGTATTTATTCCTTAGATAATTCTCAAGATGGTATG AGGTTGGCTGGGGTTGTTAGGGGGGACGGTGTGGATGTATGGGTGTGGAAATCGGATAAAGATGGGGTTTTTTCCGTTAAGTCGTGCTTCTTACTTCTACAAAATCAAAGCCTTCCGGATGGTGTGATATCTAATGTGGAAGAGGTGATTTTTTGTGAGAATTGGAGGAGTAAGACACCCGGAAAAGTGTTGGCGTTCTCGTGGACTTTCTTACTTGATCGGATTCCGATTAAGGTTAATCTAGCTAAGAGAAGGCTTTTAGCGACATATGACCCTAAGCGATGTGTTTTTTGTGATAGAGAAGTTGAATCGGTGGTCCACCTATTTCTCCATTGTGAGGTGGTTTCTAAAGTTTGGCGGGAG GTTTGTGGTGTTGATCTTTTGCTCATGGCCCTCGGTTGTCCAGCTGTGTGGTTTGTCTGA
- the LOC25496462 gene encoding SKP1-interacting partner 15, which yields MEEEEVLIYNLPQDTLHKIFSTLPFRQIIFCRSLSKFFNHLLTTPSFLNLISSTPPPLNLLTIHHKKSTTLRFFDLDLNDWIHFPLNFLPFSSLLPVASSDGLIYLWAEGINNSPISQTLTTTSLVSCNPLTRQFRIHPPCPPGFVLVDSVNRIMILTEFAIYYFSGDSNDSTHGWQKLSSNLPSKPRSPILIEDSAYVLCNVGSRQRSEWKLFSCCVTSAISHVTWSRLTRPECGVVFDILKRPQIVRGVGNKILIIGSLKSTFKLNPPCSTILILRLDLGTMEWEEVGRMPIEMFSYFQDAGEFKVFGGGDRVFFPAKRIGKLALWDRSDSKGDEWRWIDNIPGKGDGLYRGFVFEGRFNALP from the coding sequence atggaagaagaagaagtactAATCTACAATCTCCCACAAGACACACTTCACAAAATTTTCTCCACTTTACCATTTCGTCAAATCATTTTCTGCCGATcactttcaaaattcttcaacCACCTACTCACCACTCCTTCTTTCCTCAACCTCATCTCCTCCACTCCTCCACCACTCAACCTCCTCACTATCCACCACAAAAAATCCACCACCCTCCGTTTCTTCGATCTTGACCTAAATGATTGGATCCATTTTCCCCTCAACTTTCTCCCTTTCTCTTCCCTTCTTCCAGTAGCTTCCTCTGATGGACTCATCTACCTTTGGGCAGAAGGTATTAACAATAGTCCAATCTCCCAAACTCTAACCACGACATCCCTCGTCTCTTGTAACCCACTAACACGCCAATTCCGGATCCATCCTCCTTGTCCACCTGGTTTCGTTTTAGTTGACTCGGTAAACAGAATCATGATTCTAACCGAATTCGCCATTTATTATTTCTCCGGTGATAGCAACGATAGCACACACGGATGGCAAAAGCTCTCATCCAACCTCCCTTCTAAACCACGGAGTCCAATCCTCATTGAGGATTCGGCTTACGTGCTTTGCAACGTTGGTTCCCGTCAGAGGAGCGAATGGAAACTCTTCTCGTGTTGCGTTACTTCGGCCATATCACACGTGACATGGTCGCGGTTAACGCGCCCTGAGTGTGGAGTTGTTTTTGATATACTTAAGCGGCCACAAATAGTCCGTGGTGTTGGAAACAAGATCTTGATTATTGGTAGTTTGAAGTCTACGTTTAAGTTGAATCCACCATGTTCgactattttgattttgaggCTTGATCTTGGAACGATGGAGTGGGAAGAAGTTGGGAGGATGCCGATAGAGATGTTTAGTTATTTTCAAGATGCCGGCGAGTTTAAGGTTTTTGGTGGTGGAGATAGGGTTTTCTTCCCGGCGAAGAGGATCGGAAAGTTGGCGTTGTGGGATCGCAGTGATTCGAAGGGAGATGAGTGGCGGTGGATTGATAATATACCCGGGAAAGGTGACGGACTCTACCGGGGATTCGTCTTTGAAGGGAGGTTTAATGCATTGCCTTAA
- the LOC25496461 gene encoding albumin-2 translates to MPNYIIGPPLRSFPLNESYMFMKKKYVVLNYAPGEEKKDITNGPNRIIDGFPMLDNTIFENGIDCALDIKHNKAFIFSGNQCAKIKYAPNSTDSRLLSGPIPIAAMFP, encoded by the coding sequence ATGCCAAATTATATCATAGGTCCTCCATTACGTTCATTTCCTCTTAATGAAAGTTACATGTTCATGAAAAAAAAGTATGTAGTTTTGAATTATGCTCCCGGAGAGGAGAAGAAAGATATTACTAATGGACCGAATCGTATTATTGACGGGTTTCCAATGTTAGATAACACgatatttgaaaatggaatCGATTGTGCCTTGGACATCAAACACAACAAGGCATTCATCTTCTCTGGGAATCAATGTGCCAAAATAAAATACGCTCCAAATTCAACAGACTCCAGATTACTATCAGGTCCTATTCCAATCGCTGCCATGTTTCCTTGA